In the Ilumatobacteraceae bacterium genome, one interval contains:
- a CDS encoding EAL domain-containing protein, translating into MTLLAASAVWLVFHQIDAPAVRRGGHNIMLLAVSLAATGCAGWKALGAAGPSRRYLISVAGAAASWTIGQGWWTVNELILDRISPFPSVGDLGFLFAYPLVVAGLLRAPRRVGRPGASARRVLDALLFATSLGYIVWAFALHPFSGALDLDTWAGSLGVLYPLGDVVLTTVAVAVFATARPPWRRSTGLVAVALATFAVADTAFSFAHFADSAVRSPWIDLGWIVGWVLITSSVFTVPAHGSARGPDDVETPSVTGSLLPVIAVAAVAVVQVGIHVVQPSADEDRVLGWLGIGALGLLAARSLAAHREQRSQAVELAARDVATSDLLGRHRVAFTAAQMGTWYIDLADGMVRSSPELDALLGYGAGYFDGSFDQALSIVVPDDLGRYREAFRHAIATGEDIDIELQVARADGRVGWARVLGRTVADEDGEIRGIVGVIIDIADRVAASDRLARRAEQSAVLVELGQRAVASASLDEAIEDAVASVAATLDAELAEVLRLEPGGGDLRLVAGRGWAPGMLGSTLVPVGNASPAGVALAVDEAIVVEDFECDGRFADIRLLRARGVRSGVSVAIRSGSGPWGVLSVHSRAAHVFTAEDANFLRAVANTIGAVAGRAEATAALVHRGLHDPLTELPNRALLQDRLDVAIVQTRAAGRNTAVVHISMDRFTLVNDSLGHEAGDRALIEIADRLGTLCGPGDTVARLQGDEFVVAATVDDGHEAMKLASLVLATVAEPIVVSDPAEELFLTASVGVALANGVGDTASVLRDAGIAANRAREQGGRRYELFDDCVRIAAVERLRIERELRYGIAEGQFEPHYQPLVRLSDGALIGVEALARWRHPTRGLLGPGAFIGPARSAGLLAELGRSILEQAILDTARWNSTGATPLRVSVNLAAEQLDATLADIVRDVLRSSGLDPRSLCLEVVEDALMQENDAAIDLLGRVRDLGVSCIEIDDFGTGSSSLSRLARFPVTGVKIDRSFITDIATSADDRTVAGTIVHLGHGLGLSVTAEGIETHDQLDIVRALGCDSAQGWLFAPALPADEIPALHAVAATAFASVIASPASAGASSTSLPEDVLVPDPVRLG; encoded by the coding sequence GTGACGCTGCTCGCGGCGTCCGCCGTGTGGCTCGTGTTCCATCAGATCGACGCTCCGGCGGTTCGCCGAGGTGGCCACAACATCATGCTTCTCGCCGTCTCCCTGGCAGCGACGGGTTGCGCTGGATGGAAGGCGCTCGGTGCTGCAGGGCCGTCTCGCCGGTACTTGATCTCTGTTGCCGGGGCCGCGGCGTCGTGGACCATCGGTCAGGGGTGGTGGACCGTCAACGAACTGATCCTGGATCGGATCTCGCCGTTCCCGTCGGTGGGCGACCTCGGCTTCCTGTTCGCGTACCCGTTGGTGGTGGCCGGGCTGCTTCGAGCGCCGAGGCGCGTCGGCCGGCCGGGAGCGAGCGCTCGACGAGTGCTCGACGCGCTCCTGTTCGCGACCTCGCTGGGCTACATCGTGTGGGCGTTCGCGTTGCACCCCTTCTCCGGTGCGCTCGATCTCGACACGTGGGCAGGTTCGCTCGGAGTGCTCTATCCCCTCGGCGACGTCGTCCTGACGACCGTGGCCGTCGCAGTGTTCGCGACGGCTCGGCCGCCGTGGCGTCGATCCACGGGACTCGTCGCCGTCGCCCTGGCCACGTTCGCGGTGGCCGACACGGCCTTCTCGTTCGCTCACTTCGCAGACAGCGCTGTCCGCAGCCCGTGGATCGACCTCGGATGGATCGTCGGGTGGGTGTTGATCACGTCGTCGGTCTTCACCGTGCCAGCACACGGAAGTGCCCGCGGTCCGGACGATGTCGAGACCCCTTCCGTGACCGGCTCGCTCCTCCCGGTCATCGCGGTGGCTGCGGTCGCCGTCGTCCAGGTCGGGATCCACGTCGTCCAGCCGTCGGCCGACGAGGATCGGGTGCTCGGATGGCTCGGCATCGGCGCGCTCGGGTTGCTCGCCGCCCGTTCGTTGGCCGCCCACCGCGAACAGCGGAGTCAGGCGGTCGAACTCGCCGCCCGTGACGTGGCGACGTCGGACCTCTTGGGCCGGCACCGCGTCGCATTCACCGCCGCGCAGATGGGCACCTGGTACATCGATCTCGCCGACGGGATGGTGCGGAGCTCGCCGGAACTCGACGCGCTGCTCGGATACGGCGCCGGATACTTCGACGGTTCGTTCGATCAGGCCCTCTCGATCGTGGTGCCGGATGATCTCGGCCGCTACCGGGAAGCGTTCCGGCACGCGATCGCGACCGGCGAGGACATCGACATCGAACTGCAGGTCGCCCGCGCCGACGGACGCGTCGGCTGGGCGCGGGTCCTCGGTCGGACCGTCGCCGATGAGGACGGGGAGATCCGTGGCATCGTCGGAGTGATCATCGACATCGCGGATCGGGTCGCCGCCAGCGACCGTCTGGCCCGCCGTGCCGAGCAGTCAGCGGTCCTGGTCGAACTCGGCCAGCGCGCCGTTGCGTCCGCCTCTCTGGACGAGGCGATCGAGGATGCCGTCGCCTCGGTGGCCGCGACGCTCGATGCGGAACTCGCCGAAGTGCTCCGCCTCGAGCCTGGCGGCGGTGACTTGCGTCTCGTCGCCGGACGGGGCTGGGCACCGGGCATGCTCGGCTCGACGCTCGTGCCCGTCGGAAACGCATCGCCGGCCGGCGTTGCCTTGGCCGTCGATGAGGCGATCGTCGTCGAGGATTTCGAGTGTGATGGCCGATTCGCGGACATCCGACTGCTGCGTGCGAGGGGCGTGCGCTCGGGTGTGAGTGTGGCGATCCGATCCGGCTCGGGACCGTGGGGTGTGTTGAGCGTGCACTCCCGTGCGGCCCATGTGTTCACGGCGGAGGATGCGAACTTCCTGCGTGCCGTGGCCAACACGATCGGAGCGGTCGCCGGCCGTGCCGAGGCGACTGCGGCGCTGGTGCATCGAGGGTTGCACGACCCACTCACCGAACTCCCGAACCGTGCGCTCCTCCAGGATCGCCTCGACGTCGCCATCGTGCAGACCCGCGCCGCTGGTCGCAACACTGCTGTCGTCCACATCAGCATGGACCGGTTCACGCTGGTGAACGACTCACTCGGCCACGAGGCAGGCGATCGGGCACTGATCGAGATCGCCGACCGCCTCGGCACGCTGTGCGGCCCGGGTGACACCGTCGCTCGGCTGCAAGGTGATGAGTTCGTCGTGGCCGCGACGGTCGACGACGGCCACGAAGCCATGAAGCTCGCCTCCCTGGTCTTGGCGACTGTCGCCGAGCCGATCGTCGTGTCCGATCCGGCCGAGGAGTTGTTCCTGACCGCCAGCGTGGGTGTCGCGCTCGCCAACGGCGTCGGCGACACGGCTTCGGTGCTGCGCGACGCCGGGATCGCTGCCAACCGGGCCCGAGAGCAAGGTGGGCGACGCTATGAACTCTTCGACGACTGTGTCCGCATTGCCGCGGTCGAGCGGCTCCGCATCGAACGTGAGCTGCGCTACGGCATCGCCGAAGGGCAGTTCGAGCCGCACTATCAACCGCTCGTGCGACTCAGCGACGGCGCGCTGATCGGTGTCGAGGCCCTGGCCCGGTGGCGTCACCCGACCCGCGGGCTGCTCGGCCCCGGCGCATTCATCGGTCCGGCGCGTTCCGCCGGGCTCCTCGCCGAACTGGGACGATCGATCCTGGAGCAGGCGATCCTCGACACGGCGCGTTGGAACAGCACGGGCGCGACTCCGTTGCGGGTGTCGGTCAACCTGGCCGCCGAACAGCTCGATGCCACGCTGGCCGACATCGTCCGCGATGTGTTGCGGTCGAGCGGACTCGATCCGCGCTCGCTGTGCCTCGAGGTGGTCGAGGACGCGCTCATGCAGGAGAACGACGCCGCGATCGATCTGCTCGGCCGGGTCAGGGACCTCGGCGTGTCCTGCATCGAGATCGACGACTTCGGCACCGGCAGCTCCTCGCTCTCGCGGCTCGCCCGATTCCCCGTCACCGGCGTGAAAATCGACCGTTCCTTCATCACCGACATCGCGACGAGCGCGGACGACAGGACGGTCGCCGGCACCATCGTTCACCTCGGGCACGGCCTCGGGCTGTCGGTGACGGCCGAAGGTATCGAAACCCATGATCAGCTCGACATCGTCCGCGCGCTGGGTTGTGATTCTGCCCAAGGGTGGCTCTTCGCTCCGGCCCTGCCCGCCGATGAAATTCCTGCGCTCCACGCGGTCGCTGCGACGGCCTTCGCCTCCGTCATCGCGTCGCCGGCCTCCGCAGGTGCATCGTCGACGTCGCTGCCCGAGGACGTTCTCGTACCCGACCCGGTCCGGTTGGGATGA
- a CDS encoding LuxR C-terminal-related transcriptional regulator, whose amino-acid sequence MTGVDLGALVATKLQAPTAPRHLVRRARLDRLLDRAIEERHRLVLVSAPAGSGKSTLLAGCLGDRDLDLAWLQVEDSDADPARFWSYLAAAIDGVRHGVTDAVGPIIVSSGGSPDAVVTALVNVLAEAPDPLVVAIDDYHVIDNPAVHAGVERLVELCPDHVRIVIATRADPAFRLGRLRVSGQLTEIRAADLRFDADEAADLLDSPLLDRQMLDELCNRTEGWAAGLVLAGLSLAGTDDATNFISGFRGDDQLVVDYLTDELLASITPDDRRRLLESSILERLTGPLIDAVTGSTDGTAWLTRIAASNQMVVGLDRTGTSYRYHHLLRDLLRLEAEREIADRLPDLHLAAAAWHHEHGDMYTAIEHYISGGDLVTAGDLIAIHATALLNGGQIFTVLRLLDRLGDLPERHARSALVRGWINLSTGRFAGARHYYDVAAEFDDGTDANLTASLGIMVHLAEGDLGEALSIAGRMTEPTESTQAIGLAAAHTWAGKFDAARRHIAIARELAAAEPSDYAASVAPGLAAVVEFESGNLAAAAEHAMSSLDHAHGHGLAESPQLSVSHAILARTTSDPERRTAAAERAIELARRAPEPFTFGYAHAIVGDTACEHDDPAGPDLLRVARGAVDRSTEAGIVGATLARIEARHGLAERAPAPPGLVDQITDRELAVLRYLPSQMSQREIAGELYVSLNTVKTHCKAIYRKLGVDGRKSAVHAARELGLL is encoded by the coding sequence ATGACCGGGGTGGACCTGGGCGCTTTGGTCGCCACGAAGCTGCAGGCGCCGACGGCGCCACGACACCTCGTTCGCCGCGCCCGGCTCGACCGCCTCCTCGACCGGGCGATCGAGGAGCGACACCGTCTCGTTCTCGTGAGCGCACCTGCCGGATCGGGAAAATCGACCCTGCTCGCAGGATGTCTCGGCGATCGTGACCTCGATCTGGCCTGGCTCCAGGTGGAGGACAGCGACGCCGATCCGGCGCGGTTCTGGTCCTATCTCGCAGCGGCGATCGATGGTGTCCGACACGGTGTCACCGACGCGGTCGGTCCGATCATCGTCTCGTCGGGAGGCTCACCGGATGCCGTGGTCACGGCGCTCGTCAACGTGCTCGCCGAGGCGCCGGACCCGCTCGTGGTCGCGATCGACGACTATCACGTGATCGACAATCCGGCCGTGCACGCCGGCGTCGAACGGCTGGTCGAACTGTGCCCCGACCACGTCCGGATCGTGATCGCGACCCGCGCCGATCCGGCGTTCCGGCTCGGCCGGCTCCGCGTGAGCGGACAGCTCACCGAGATCCGCGCCGCCGACCTGCGTTTCGACGCCGACGAAGCCGCTGACCTCCTCGATTCGCCGCTGCTCGATCGGCAGATGCTCGACGAGTTGTGCAACCGGACCGAGGGGTGGGCGGCCGGGCTCGTCCTGGCCGGGCTCTCACTGGCCGGCACCGACGACGCCACGAACTTCATCTCTGGGTTCCGCGGCGACGACCAGCTCGTCGTCGACTACCTCACCGACGAGCTGCTCGCCTCGATCACACCCGACGATCGGCGACGCTTGCTCGAGTCCTCGATCCTCGAACGGCTGACCGGTCCGCTGATCGACGCGGTCACCGGGTCGACCGACGGCACGGCGTGGTTGACGCGCATCGCCGCCTCCAACCAGATGGTCGTGGGTCTCGATCGGACCGGCACCTCGTACCGCTACCACCATCTCCTGCGCGACCTGCTCCGGTTGGAGGCCGAACGCGAGATCGCTGACCGTCTGCCCGATCTGCATCTCGCCGCCGCCGCGTGGCACCACGAACACGGCGACATGTACACCGCGATCGAGCACTACATCTCCGGTGGCGATCTCGTCACCGCCGGAGACCTCATCGCCATCCACGCCACCGCGCTGTTGAACGGCGGGCAGATCTTCACCGTGCTCCGGCTGCTCGACCGACTCGGGGACCTGCCGGAACGCCACGCGCGCAGCGCCCTCGTGCGGGGCTGGATCAACCTGAGCACCGGTCGTTTCGCCGGTGCCCGGCACTACTACGACGTCGCCGCCGAGTTCGACGACGGCACCGACGCCAACCTCACGGCGTCGCTGGGCATCATGGTCCACCTCGCCGAGGGGGACCTGGGCGAGGCGCTCTCGATCGCCGGTCGCATGACCGAACCGACCGAGTCGACCCAGGCCATCGGTCTGGCCGCCGCCCACACCTGGGCAGGGAAGTTCGACGCGGCGCGCCGGCACATCGCCATCGCCCGTGAGCTCGCCGCCGCCGAACCATCGGACTACGCAGCATCGGTCGCCCCCGGTCTCGCGGCGGTCGTCGAGTTCGAGTCGGGCAACCTGGCCGCCGCGGCCGAACACGCCATGTCGAGCCTCGACCACGCCCACGGTCACGGTCTCGCCGAGTCACCCCAGCTGTCGGTCTCCCATGCGATCCTGGCGCGGACCACTTCCGACCCGGAACGCCGCACCGCCGCCGCCGAACGTGCCATCGAACTCGCCCGACGGGCACCCGAGCCGTTCACGTTCGGTTACGCCCATGCCATCGTCGGCGACACGGCCTGTGAGCACGACGACCCGGCCGGGCCCGACCTGCTTCGCGTCGCCCGGGGAGCCGTCGACCGGAGCACGGAAGCCGGCATCGTCGGCGCGACGCTCGCACGCATCGAGGCCCGTCACGGACTCGCCGAGCGGGCTCCGGCCCCACCGGGACTCGTCGATCAGATCACCGACCGCGAACTCGCCGTGCTGCGCTACCTGCCGTCGCAGATGTCGCAGCGTGAGATCGCCGGTGAGTTGTACGTATCGCTCAACACGGTCAAGACGCACTGCAAGGCGATCTACCGCAAGCTCGGCGTCGACGGCCGCAAGTCCGCCGTCCACGCGGCTCGCGAGCTCGGCCTCCTCTGA
- a CDS encoding ABC transporter ATP-binding protein, giving the protein MTSTLQLPAPAAPSAPAPDPARVAAAARDAVKTYGKGDAAVQALAGVSVDFERGRFTAIMGPSGSGKSTLMQNVAGLDTLTSGSVSIGGVELSSLSDRQLTRLRRDRIGFIFQSFNLVPTLTAKENIELPLDLAGRTPDPAWFDEVVATVGLETRLRHRPAELSGGQQQRVAVARALVSRPEIVFGDEPTGNLDSRSGGEVLAFLRDAVDRLDQTVVMVTHDPVAASYADRIVFLADGRIVDEMSQPTSDRVLDRMKRFGN; this is encoded by the coding sequence ATGACCTCGACACTCCAACTCCCCGCACCAGCCGCACCGTCCGCTCCGGCGCCGGACCCGGCGCGGGTCGCCGCAGCAGCTCGCGACGCCGTCAAGACCTATGGCAAGGGCGACGCCGCCGTCCAGGCACTGGCCGGCGTGAGCGTCGACTTCGAGCGGGGTCGTTTCACCGCGATCATGGGGCCCTCCGGCTCCGGCAAGTCGACGCTGATGCAGAACGTCGCCGGACTCGACACGCTCACGTCCGGCTCGGTCTCGATCGGCGGTGTCGAACTCTCGTCGCTGTCCGACCGGCAGCTCACCCGGCTGCGCCGCGACCGGATCGGCTTCATCTTCCAGTCGTTCAACCTGGTCCCGACGCTGACCGCGAAAGAGAACATCGAGCTCCCGCTCGACCTTGCCGGACGCACGCCGGATCCCGCCTGGTTCGACGAGGTCGTCGCCACCGTCGGGTTGGAAACCCGCTTGCGCCACCGGCCCGCCGAGCTGTCTGGCGGCCAGCAGCAGCGAGTCGCCGTCGCCCGTGCGTTGGTCAGCCGGCCCGAGATCGTTTTCGGCGACGAACCCACCGGCAACCTCGACAGCCGCTCGGGCGGTGAGGTCCTCGCGTTCCTTCGCGACGCCGTCGATCGCCTCGACCAGACCGTCGTGATGGTCACGCACGATCCGGTCGCCGCGTCGTACGCCGACCGGATCGTCTTCCTCGCCGACGGTCGGATCGTCGACGAGATGTCCCAGCCCACATCCGACCGCGTCCTCGACCGCATGAAGCGCTTCGGCAACTGA
- a CDS encoding FtsX-like permease family protein, producing MSIRNLFAKKLRLVATALAIVLGVAFTTGTMVLTDTMLESLDGAIAEVNEGVDVFVRGLPVGEDEVSTLRGPVDLDHVERIRSIDGVSAAEPYWVGYTQVVGTDGKALSMIQSVGLNWIDDAELSAFELTDGRPPGADDEIVLGTEAADEAGVDVGDPVDVITLAGRERFTVSGLASVDGVPGAANSAFTFFTADAAEQRLGDVGTAAQILTRSDSMTADELAGRIGLVVRDADVVTGDALTTERQDDLAFALGVFETILLVFGAIALFVGSFTIANTFTITVAQRTKELALVRAIGASRRQVLGSVVIEAALTGLLAAAGGLVAGLGVARGLMSAFASFGLDFPDTPLVIQTSTVVAAFAVGVGVTIAAALVPARRAATVAPIDAMRDASIESTGISRKRLAVGGVLAALGAYALVRGVVATDAPLVGLGSVATFHAVLALGPMLVRPITRLVAFPLRRLGTAGRLAAANADRNPRRSASTAAALTIGVTLVAGASMFASTASASVRGDAAEVLVADAVVRPIGANPGLPSDVVRQAAAVDGAEALPLHQLSAEVDGSMEFVGGIDLAIADDFVDVMVLDGSIGTAIDTVVVGDDLADERGWAPGDQIMVVFPDGARPTLRITGIIEQTNALPAIVGTYQAIAPHGIGLDRAVLLAGDAAAIDAVDAALAGQPTAVVESIDDYAESLVGALNTMLNLVLGLLGLAVVIAVLGIATTIGLSVHERTRELGVLRAIGMERRQVRRSIRLEAVVIAMFGTVLGLAMGLGFTAAAISTLADDGFGAPTIPVPTLIAIVIGAVAAGTIAAALPARTAARRPVLDAIATN from the coding sequence ATGTCCATCCGCAACCTGTTCGCCAAGAAGCTGCGGCTCGTCGCGACCGCGCTCGCCATCGTGCTCGGCGTGGCATTCACCACGGGGACGATGGTCCTCACCGACACGATGCTCGAGTCGCTCGACGGAGCGATCGCCGAGGTCAACGAGGGCGTCGACGTGTTCGTCCGCGGCCTCCCAGTCGGCGAGGACGAGGTCTCCACCCTGCGCGGCCCGGTCGACCTCGACCACGTCGAACGCATCCGGTCGATCGACGGCGTGAGCGCCGCCGAGCCCTATTGGGTCGGCTACACCCAGGTGGTCGGCACCGATGGCAAGGCGCTGAGCATGATCCAGAGCGTCGGTCTGAACTGGATCGACGACGCCGAGCTCTCCGCCTTCGAACTCACCGACGGACGACCACCCGGTGCCGACGATGAGATCGTGTTGGGGACCGAAGCTGCCGACGAGGCCGGCGTCGACGTCGGCGACCCCGTCGACGTCATCACGCTCGCCGGCCGTGAGCGTTTCACCGTCTCGGGCCTCGCGTCAGTGGATGGTGTCCCCGGCGCTGCCAACTCGGCGTTCACGTTCTTCACCGCCGACGCAGCCGAGCAGCGTCTCGGTGACGTCGGTACGGCCGCGCAGATTCTGACCCGGAGTGACTCGATGACCGCCGACGAACTCGCCGGGCGGATCGGTCTCGTGGTTCGCGACGCCGACGTCGTGACCGGTGACGCGCTGACCACAGAACGACAGGACGATCTCGCGTTCGCGCTGGGCGTGTTCGAGACGATCCTGCTGGTGTTCGGCGCCATCGCGCTGTTCGTCGGTTCGTTCACGATCGCCAACACGTTCACGATCACGGTCGCCCAACGCACCAAGGAACTCGCCCTCGTTCGGGCGATCGGCGCGAGCCGCCGCCAGGTGCTCGGGTCCGTCGTGATCGAAGCGGCGCTGACCGGGTTGCTGGCCGCCGCCGGCGGTCTCGTCGCCGGTCTCGGCGTCGCACGCGGCCTCATGTCGGCCTTCGCGAGCTTCGGTCTCGACTTCCCTGATACCCCGCTCGTGATCCAGACCTCGACGGTCGTCGCCGCCTTCGCCGTCGGCGTCGGCGTCACCATCGCTGCGGCGCTGGTGCCCGCTCGACGCGCCGCCACCGTCGCGCCGATCGACGCCATGCGCGATGCCTCGATCGAATCGACCGGGATCTCCCGCAAACGACTCGCTGTCGGCGGGGTGCTGGCGGCCCTCGGTGCCTATGCCCTCGTCCGTGGTGTGGTCGCGACCGACGCACCGCTCGTCGGTCTGGGCAGCGTTGCGACGTTCCACGCGGTGCTCGCGCTGGGGCCGATGCTCGTCCGGCCGATCACCCGCCTCGTGGCGTTCCCGCTCCGTCGGCTCGGCACCGCCGGCCGACTCGCAGCTGCCAACGCCGACCGCAACCCGCGCCGCAGCGCATCGACTGCCGCTGCGCTCACGATCGGCGTCACGCTGGTCGCGGGTGCATCGATGTTCGCCTCCACGGCGAGCGCTTCGGTACGCGGCGACGCGGCCGAGGTGCTGGTCGCGGACGCGGTGGTCCGACCGATCGGGGCGAACCCCGGCCTCCCGTCGGACGTCGTCAGACAGGCGGCTGCCGTCGATGGGGCCGAGGCGCTCCCGCTGCATCAACTGTCGGCCGAGGTCGACGGATCGATGGAGTTCGTCGGTGGCATCGACCTGGCCATAGCCGACGACTTCGTCGATGTCATGGTGCTCGACGGCTCGATCGGCACCGCGATCGACACCGTCGTGGTCGGTGACGACCTGGCCGACGAGCGTGGCTGGGCACCCGGCGACCAGATCATGGTGGTGTTCCCCGACGGTGCGCGGCCGACGCTGCGGATCACCGGCATCATCGAGCAGACCAACGCGTTGCCCGCGATCGTCGGGACCTACCAGGCCATCGCACCACATGGCATCGGCCTCGACCGCGCCGTGCTGCTGGCCGGAGACGCCGCGGCGATCGACGCGGTCGACGCTGCACTCGCCGGACAACCGACCGCCGTGGTCGAGTCGATCGACGACTACGCCGAGTCGCTGGTCGGAGCGCTGAACACCATGCTCAACCTGGTCCTCGGGTTGCTCGGACTCGCCGTCGTGATCGCCGTGCTCGGCATCGCCACGACGATCGGGCTGTCGGTCCACGAACGCACACGAGAACTGGGGGTGTTGCGTGCGATCGGCATGGAGCGGCGGCAGGTTCGCCGGTCCATCCGCCTCGAGGCGGTCGTCATCGCGATGTTCGGCACCGTGCTCGGTCTCGCCATGGGTCTGGGCTTCACGGCCGCTGCGATCTCGACGCTCGCCGACGACGGGTTCGGCGCTCCGACGATCCCGGTCCCGACCTTGATCGCCATCGTCATCGGTGCCGTCGCGGCCGGAACCATCGCTGCCGCGCTGCCCGCACGAACCGCTGCTCGGCGACCCGTGCTCGACGCCATCGCCACCAACTGA
- a CDS encoding SDR family oxidoreductase encodes MIPEPIHPRRPRRQTVVVAGATGYLGRHVVRALHTDGWCVRALVRDESRLGDAADYCDEVFVGHPTDPTTLEGLFDGADAAFSSIGVRSFRRRPRFRDVDEHANLHLVEAAERAGVGRFVFVSVLRGDELRDRSPLMDARERVVDRLQASRMSTTIIRPTGFFNDIAVFGEMAARGRVWMIGDDRTRLNPIHGADLAEVVRKAFTSDDTSDRSVGGPDVMTQAAIAACAFEASGRPVKVTRVPSGMVRTMGRLIEPVNANAGANLRMFALMGEVDMVGDPVGTHHLADEFTDSS; translated from the coding sequence ATGATCCCCGAACCCATCCACCCCCGTCGGCCTCGCCGACAGACCGTCGTCGTGGCCGGCGCAACCGGCTACCTCGGCCGGCATGTCGTCCGGGCGCTCCACACCGACGGCTGGTGCGTGCGTGCACTCGTCCGCGACGAGTCCCGACTCGGCGACGCCGCCGACTACTGCGACGAGGTGTTCGTCGGCCACCCCACCGATCCGACGACGCTCGAGGGGCTCTTCGACGGTGCCGACGCAGCGTTCTCGTCGATCGGCGTCAGATCGTTCCGCCGTCGGCCGAGGTTCCGCGACGTCGACGAGCACGCCAACCTGCACCTCGTCGAGGCGGCCGAACGAGCCGGTGTCGGACGGTTCGTGTTCGTGTCGGTCCTCCGCGGCGACGAACTGCGTGATCGGTCGCCGCTCATGGACGCGCGCGAGCGTGTGGTCGACCGCCTGCAGGCGAGCCGAATGTCGACGACGATCATCCGCCCGACCGGGTTCTTCAACGACATCGCGGTATTCGGCGAGATGGCGGCGCGCGGGAGGGTCTGGATGATCGGTGACGACCGGACACGCCTCAACCCGATCCATGGCGCCGACCTCGCCGAGGTCGTCAGGAAGGCGTTCACCTCCGACGACACGAGCGATCGCAGCGTCGGTGGCCCCGATGTGATGACCCAGGCGGCGATCGCGGCATGTGCGTTCGAAGCGAGTGGTCGACCGGTCAAGGTGACACGGGTCCCCAGCGGCATGGTCCGCACGATGGGGCGGCTCATCGAGCCCGTCAACGCCAACGCCGGCGCCAACCTCCGGATGTTCGCCTTGATGGGCGAAGTCGACATGGTCGGCGACCCGGTCGGCACCCACCACCTCGCCGACGAGTTCACCGACTCGTCGTGA
- a CDS encoding Fic family protein, translating into MTRYLSLAEFWLLSELVTGVDAATLIKASRVDLADSALHAPQAGFDDTDFYPDVYDKAAVLACRIAWNHPLPDGNKRAAWACLVLFVDLNDGSWNDSQPDTDEAVDAMIAVAARDVEEKWLAGWLRDRVTFGS; encoded by the coding sequence GTGACCCGCTACCTCAGCCTTGCTGAGTTCTGGCTTCTCTCCGAACTCGTCACCGGAGTCGACGCCGCGACGCTGATCAAGGCGAGTCGTGTCGATCTCGCCGATTCTGCGCTCCATGCGCCCCAGGCCGGCTTCGACGACACCGACTTCTACCCGGATGTCTACGACAAGGCTGCGGTACTCGCCTGTCGGATCGCCTGGAACCATCCGCTTCCTGACGGTAACAAGCGAGCAGCGTGGGCCTGCCTCGTATTGTTCGTCGATCTCAACGACGGATCGTGGAACGACTCACAACCCGACACCGATGAGGCTGTCGACGCAATGATCGCCGTCGCTGCACGCGACGTCGAGGAGAAGTGGCTCGCCGGCTGGCTCAGAGATCGGGTCACCTTCGGGAGTTGA
- a CDS encoding 2TM domain-containing protein — protein MNHPTPQQPAEPADQPTAEAARLFVRQLQAFYVHAGVFAGGMVIIFLVNLATNLGAGIAGEWRSWWSAWAFIGWGLGIAVHGLVVRLNRPTASSSTWEQRQIDKVLSR, from the coding sequence ATGAACCACCCCACTCCCCAACAGCCGGCTGAGCCGGCCGACCAGCCAACCGCCGAAGCGGCACGGCTCTTCGTGCGCCAGCTGCAGGCGTTCTACGTCCACGCCGGCGTGTTCGCCGGCGGAATGGTGATCATCTTCCTCGTGAACCTGGCCACCAACCTCGGTGCCGGCATCGCTGGCGAGTGGCGGTCGTGGTGGTCGGCCTGGGCGTTCATCGGCTGGGGTCTCGGCATCGCCGTCCACGGTCTCGTGGTCCGGCTGAACCGGCCGACTGCGTCCTCGTCGACCTGGGAGCAGCGACAGATCGACAAGGTGCTGTCGAGGTGA